The genomic DNA AAGCGCGCCAAATTCCAAATCCCAAAATCGCTATTATATACCCTTCCGGGCAGATTTCCGATTATTGGCGAAGAAGCATCAAATCCTTTACAAACCGGCTGAAACACTACGGCCTTGAACCCATCATCGTTAAGTTTCCCATCAAACCGTCGGAAACTCCGGCCAAACACGCCTCAACCTTCCGGAAAGCAGTACAGGCCAACCCGGATTACCTTATTTTCACCCTTGATGCCCTGCGGCACCAGCGCATGATCGAATCAGCACTCGTTGCCGGACACCCCAAGATAATACTCCAGAATATAACCACCCCCCTGAAAGAATGGGAAGACAAACAGCCGTTCATGTACGTGGGTTTCGACCACGCCACAGGGGCAAAAATACTTGCACAGTATTTTGCAGACAAAACAGGGGGCAACGGAAAATACGCCATACTCCTCCCTGACCCCGGCTACCTGAATGAAGCCCGCGGCAAAACATTCATATCTTATATGGATGAAAAGACTTCTCTCAAACTTGTCTCGCTGTTCCAGACAGGAATCAACAAGGAAAAAGCCCGACTGGCGACCATAAATATCGCGGAAAAACACCCGGAGATTAAATTCATATACGCCTGCTCCACGGATATCGCCCTCGGAGCCATCGAAGGTTTACGAGAAACCGGACAACTTGGCAAAATCATGGTCAACGGCTGGGGAGGCGGTTCACCTGAAATAGAAGCCATCCAAAAAGGGGAGCTTGACGTCACGCTCATGCGTATCAATGACGACAATGGCGTAGCCATGGCCGATGCAATAATTCTTGATATTCTTG from Desulfovibrio sp. JC010 includes the following:
- a CDS encoding substrate-binding domain-containing protein, whose amino-acid sequence is MKINPLLPLIIILTSLLLALPAEAGKYFTLDEYITAHPQEKIREDNFRKIVKNNAVRKARQIPNPKIAIIYPSGQISDYWRRSIKSFTNRLKHYGLEPIIVKFPIKPSETPAKHASTFRKAVQANPDYLIFTLDALRHQRMIESALVAGHPKIILQNITTPLKEWEDKQPFMYVGFDHATGAKILAQYFADKTGGNGKYAILLPDPGYLNEARGKTFISYMDEKTSLKLVSLFQTGINKEKARLATINIAEKHPEIKFIYACSTDIALGAIEGLRETGQLGKIMVNGWGGGSPEIEAIQKGELDVTLMRINDDNGVAMADAIILDILEKKSQIPLVFSGRFEILEKGVSPERLQLLQRESFRYSGSQKDN